A section of the Pygocentrus nattereri isolate fPygNat1 chromosome 18, fPygNat1.pri, whole genome shotgun sequence genome encodes:
- the serpinh1a gene encoding serpin H1a produces the protein MWVKSLVALCLLASVRADKTLSSHANILVDSSTNLAFDLYHNMAKEKNMENILISPVVVASSLGLVALGGKSNTASQVKTVLGGNKVKDEHLHSSLAEILTEVSNSTARNVTWKISNRLYGPSSVNFADDFVKNSKKHYKYEHSKINFRDKRSAVKAINEWASKSTDGKLPEITKDVEKTDGAMIINAMFYKPHWDEQFHHKMVDNRGFLVHRSYTVSVPMMHRTGVYGFYEDTANNLFVLEMPLAHKMSSVVFIMTYHVEPLERVEKLLTRKQVETWLSKLEQKAVAVSLPKVSMEVSHNLQKHLGQIGLTEAVDKAKADLSNISGKKDLYLSNLFHASALEWDTEGNPPDTSIFGTDKLKNPKLFYADHPFIFLVKDKKTNSILYIGRLVRPKGDKMRDEL, from the exons ATGTGGGTCAAAAGTCTGGTGGCGCTGTGCCTACTAGCCAGCGTTAGAGCAGATAAAACCCTCAGCAGCCATGCCAACATCTTGGTGGACAGCAGCACCAACCTGGCCTTTGATCTGTACCACAATATGGCCAAAGAAAAGAATATGGAAAACATCTTGATCTCCCCAGTGGTGGTGGCCTCCTCCTTGGGCCTGGTAGCTCTTGGAGGAAAGTCCAACACCGCCTCCCAGGTGAAAACAGTGCTTGGTGGCAATAAAGTGAAGGATGAACACCTCCACTCCAGCCTGGCTGAGATCCTGACCGAGGTCAGCAACTCCACGGCCCGCAACGTTACCTGGAAGATCAGCAACCGCCTGTATGGACCCAGCTCTGTCAACTTTGCTGATGACTTTGTGAAGAACAGCAAGAAGCACTACAAATACGAGCACTCCAAGATCAACTTCAGGGACAAGCGAAGTGCAGTCAAGGCCATCAATGAGTGGGCATCCAAGTCCACCGATGGCAAGTTGCCAGAGATTACCAAAGATGTGGAGAAGACTGATGGAGCCATGATCATCAATGCTATGTTCTACAAAC CCCACTGGGATGAGCAGTTTCATCATAAGATGGTTGACAACCGTGGCTTCCTTGTGCATCGCTCATACACAGTGTCAGTACCCATGATGCATCgcacag GTGTTTATGGTTTTTATGAGGACACTGCCAACAACCTCTTCGTGCTGGAGATGCCTTTGGCACATAAGATGTCGTCTGTGGTGTTCATCATGACCTACCATGTCGAGCCTTTGGAGAGAGTGGAGAAACTACTGACTCGCAAGCAGGTAGAAACCTGGCTGAGCAAGCTGGAGCAAAAGGCCGTTGCAGTGTCTTTACCGAAGGTCAGCATGGAGGTCAGCCACAACCTCCAG AAACATCTTGGCCAGATTGGCCTGACTGAGGCTGTGGACAAGGCCAAGGCTGACCTGTCCAACATCTCAGGAAAGAAGGACCTCTACCTGTCCAACCTGTTCCATGCCTCTGCTCTCGAGTGGGACACAGAAGGCAACCCTCCGGACACCAGCATCTTCGGCACTGACAAGTTGAAGAACCCTAAACTCTTTTACGCTGACCATCCATTCATCTTCCTGGTGAAAGACAAGAAGACCAACTCCATCCTCTACATTGGCAGGCTGGTCCGGCCAAAGGGAGACAAGATGAGAGATGAATTATAA